One region of Planctomycetia bacterium genomic DNA includes:
- a CDS encoding zinc-ribbon domain-containing protein has protein sequence MKATCPHCAERFSISAEMVGKKAKCGQCSHVFVIPESTQVPADASTVAPASATQQAWHSLYLAALAVLMLLFRGQQGGMVLSLIFAIAIETAAIWMTVRGLRIAIKLTPATEPLSLARTAFLVNAILIGLLGLSVVLTLYTLISGRGGAGGLGDFKQIFDSVNQVNKMLPQ, from the coding sequence ATGAAAGCTACCTGTCCGCACTGCGCTGAGCGATTTTCCATCAGCGCCGAAATGGTCGGCAAAAAAGCCAAGTGCGGGCAGTGCAGCCACGTTTTTGTCATACCTGAATCAACACAGGTACCGGCTGATGCATCAACTGTCGCCCCAGCAAGTGCTACGCAACAAGCCTGGCACAGTTTGTATCTCGCTGCCTTGGCGGTATTAATGTTGCTGTTTCGTGGGCAACAGGGTGGCATGGTGTTGAGTCTGATTTTTGCCATAGCAATCGAAACAGCAGCCATCTGGATGACAGTACGTGGATTGAGAATCGCAATCAAATTAACTCCGGCAACAGAGCCGTTGAGTTTGGCCAGAACAGCATTTCTGGTGAATGCCATTTTGATTGGTCTACTTGGGCTCTCGGTGGTATTGACGCTCTACACTCTGATTTCAGGACGGGGTGGCGCCGGTGGCCTGGGAGATTTCAAGCAGATTTTTGATTCTGTCAACCAGGTTAACAAGATGTTGCCTCAATAA